A stretch of Spirochaeta cellobiosiphila DSM 17781 DNA encodes these proteins:
- a CDS encoding helix-turn-helix transcriptional regulator: MYNPTLRLLTLLEILESHKSISGDQLAKRLEVDKRTIRRYIVNLQELGIPVSGERGPYGSYSLQKGSRLPPLIFNDSEASAIIIGLITLNQMNFPIDHTSVEGAMAKIERLLPQNLLDYVNDLKDLIKIDNPPYYSNTQIPHNDFVLMMAEVIQRRKRLQITYSTKDGAKTVRNVDLYGVVLVGGVWYTAGYCHLREELRIFRMDRVISISKVDVEFIRPEDFDLLNFVLQSLKPVKKSFETEILLKTTLEKAKRLLPSEIYLLEETSDGVKYCQTTSRLDWLAYSLLNIDIPFVIKKPIELYNIIEVISEKSARIVSEAKRIQ, encoded by the coding sequence ATGTATAATCCAACCTTAAGATTATTAACTTTATTAGAAATTTTAGAATCACATAAATCTATAAGTGGTGACCAATTAGCCAAAAGACTTGAAGTGGATAAAAGAACGATCCGTAGATATATTGTAAATCTTCAGGAGTTAGGTATTCCGGTATCAGGAGAAAGGGGTCCTTATGGTTCCTACAGTTTACAAAAAGGAAGCAGATTACCACCTCTTATATTTAATGACTCAGAAGCTAGTGCAATAATTATTGGTTTAATAACCTTGAATCAAATGAATTTCCCTATAGACCATACTTCTGTTGAAGGAGCCATGGCTAAAATAGAACGGCTTCTACCACAAAATCTGCTAGATTATGTTAATGATTTAAAGGATTTAATCAAAATAGATAATCCACCATATTACTCTAATACACAGATTCCCCATAATGATTTTGTATTAATGATGGCTGAAGTTATACAAAGGCGTAAAAGATTACAAATTACCTACTCTACAAAAGATGGAGCTAAAACAGTTCGTAATGTCGATCTTTATGGAGTGGTTTTAGTAGGAGGAGTATGGTATACCGCAGGTTATTGTCATTTAAGAGAAGAGCTTAGGATTTTTCGTATGGATCGGGTAATTAGTATATCTAAAGTTGATGTTGAGTTTATTCGACCAGAAGACTTCGACCTTCTTAATTTTGTTTTACAATCTCTTAAGCCGGTTAAAAAAAGTTTTGAAACAGAAATACTATTAAAAACAACCCTGGAAAAGGCAAAAAGATTATTACCCTCAGAAATATACTTATTAGAAGAGACAAGTGATGGAGTGAAGTATTGTCAAACCACGTCCAGACTTGATTGGCTTGCATACAGTTTACTGAACATAGACATTCCTTTTGTAATAAAAAAACCTATTGAGCTATATAACATTATTGAAGTTATTTCTGAAAAATCAGCGAGGATTGTTTCGGAGGCAAAAAGGATCCAATGA
- a CDS encoding DUF4240 domain-containing protein: MIENEFWDLIQKSKLNFGDNLAGRVKYLKETLKEMPEADIFDFEECLRKKIIECDNFKVMAAAKIIDGYVSDDSYIYFRCWLIGKGKQIFDEAIIDPDSLSTAIGADELCDFEELLYIATQAFSEKVGKEEDETFPRNACISKGLDYDFGAPPTKGDDWDEDDLPTTYPKLWTVING; encoded by the coding sequence ATGATTGAAAATGAATTTTGGGATTTAATTCAAAAATCAAAATTGAATTTTGGAGATAATCTAGCAGGTCGTGTCAAATATCTCAAAGAAACTTTGAAAGAGATGCCTGAAGCAGATATCTTTGATTTTGAAGAATGCCTTCGTAAGAAAATTATTGAGTGTGATAATTTCAAAGTAATGGCTGCAGCTAAAATCATTGACGGCTACGTTTCTGATGATTCATATATTTATTTTCGCTGTTGGTTAATTGGTAAGGGTAAGCAAATATTTGATGAAGCAATAATCGACCCTGACTCGCTCTCTACTGCAATTGGCGCTGATGAATTATGTGACTTTGAAGAATTACTGTATATTGCAACACAAGCTTTTTCAGAAAAAGTCGGCAAAGAAGAAGACGAGACATTTCCAAGGAATGCGTGCATTTCAAAAGGTTTAGATTATGACTTTGGCGCACCTCCTACTAAAGGAGATGATTGGGATGAGGATGATCTTCCCACAACTTATCCCAAACTCTGGACTGTAATAAACGGGTAA
- a CDS encoding helix-turn-helix domain-containing protein has translation MVSHSEFPFEISTALAEVFGISRPTVYTYIKRYDSYDDPGLAELSKAPKRVANETDSRIEKRDY, from the coding sequence ATGGTTTCCCATTCTGAATTTCCCTTTGAAATCAGCACAGCCTTAGCGGAAGTCTTTGGGATTAGTAGGCCAACTGTTTACACATACATTAAGCGTTATGATTCCTATGATGATCCTGGTTTGGCAGAACTTTCAAAAGCCCCTAAAAGAGTTGCCAATGAAACAGATTCTCGAATCGAAAAAAGAGATTATTAA
- a CDS encoding glycoside hydrolase family 130 protein, with translation MKKTFGRKIKDYGPLSELLARRTGPILLPDRSHVLIRAFSAGNKTITRNIIKRVLSLSDAETDKKLEEVLKEFKDRHPDIEKTFNSRYREILDYTRQELDIPDRRKMLIGAYFCHEYSPESAALLNPSIILHPNQEDLDPGAIRFILSLRAIGEGHISSITFREGVIDALGEISLVPHGPFISEPEYLPYYRYKKDLFTRKLEEAGFHNHFCRRVMDSLPDYFTMSELQILLKEKRKSMSDMDTLADRSIHGILLLAKSNYEVRFDSNSPVSQRILFPEGPTQSNGIEDARFVRFINDDGSYTYYATYTAYDGKITMPQLLETEDFIHFKFSTLNGPAVQNKGMALFPQKIGGKYAMLSRQDDENILLMFSSNIHFWQTPKLLLKPFADWELVKIGTCSSPIQTKAGWLVMTHGVGAMRKYCLGAFLLDLKDPSRVIGRLRSPLLSPNETERDGYVPNVIYSCGSLIHNHNLIIPYAMSDYATSFASVNVEKCLESMRPI, from the coding sequence ATGAAAAAAACATTTGGAAGGAAAATAAAAGATTACGGACCTTTGTCGGAGCTTTTGGCCCGGCGAACGGGCCCCATTCTGCTTCCCGACAGGTCACATGTCTTGATCAGGGCCTTTTCAGCGGGAAACAAGACCATCACCCGTAATATCATTAAAAGGGTACTGTCTTTATCCGATGCTGAGACCGACAAAAAGCTGGAAGAAGTACTCAAGGAATTCAAGGACAGGCACCCGGATATTGAAAAGACATTTAACAGCCGATATAGGGAGATCCTTGACTATACCCGGCAGGAACTGGACATACCCGATAGACGAAAAATGCTCATCGGCGCCTATTTCTGCCACGAGTATTCTCCCGAATCTGCAGCACTTTTGAATCCCTCCATTATTCTTCACCCCAACCAGGAAGATCTGGACCCCGGTGCTATCAGGTTCATTCTCAGTTTGAGAGCCATTGGAGAAGGGCATATCTCATCCATAACCTTCCGCGAGGGGGTAATCGATGCCCTTGGTGAAATATCCCTGGTTCCTCACGGTCCCTTTATCAGTGAGCCGGAATATTTGCCCTATTACAGGTACAAGAAGGATCTTTTTACCCGAAAGCTGGAAGAAGCGGGATTCCATAACCATTTCTGCCGGAGAGTGATGGATTCACTGCCTGATTATTTTACCATGTCCGAGCTCCAGATCCTGCTTAAAGAAAAGCGCAAATCTATGAGTGATATGGATACCCTTGCTGACAGATCGATCCACGGAATCCTGCTCCTTGCAAAATCCAATTATGAAGTACGCTTTGATTCCAACAGCCCCGTCTCACAGCGAATTCTCTTTCCCGAGGGACCGACTCAAAGTAACGGGATAGAAGACGCCCGTTTTGTCCGGTTTATCAATGATGACGGTAGTTATACTTATTATGCCACCTATACCGCCTATGATGGAAAGATAACTATGCCCCAGTTGCTAGAAACTGAAGATTTTATCCATTTCAAGTTTTCCACCCTGAACGGTCCGGCAGTCCAGAACAAGGGGATGGCCCTGTTCCCTCAAAAAATCGGGGGAAAATATGCCATGCTGTCACGGCAGGATGATGAAAATATTTTGTTGATGTTTTCTTCCAATATTCATTTCTGGCAGACCCCGAAACTGCTGTTAAAACCTTTCGCGGATTGGGAGCTTGTAAAGATTGGAACCTGTAGTTCTCCCATTCAGACAAAAGCAGGATGGCTGGTAATGACCCATGGAGTGGGGGCCATGAGAAAATATTGTCTCGGCGCATTTCTGCTGGATCTCAAAGATCCTTCCAGGGTTATCGGTCGCCTGAGATCCCCCCTCTTATCACCTAATGAAACAGAGCGGGATGGCTATGTCCCTAACGTTATCTATTCCTGCGGCTCCCTGATTCATAATCATAATCTGATTATTCCCTATGCCATGAGCGACTATGCAACCAGTTTTGCCAGTGTAAATGTAGAGAAATGTTTAGAGTCAATGAGACCTATATAA
- a CDS encoding MATE family efflux transporter yields MTKFNELENEKIGTLLLNYSIPAILGLLVNVLYMIVDRIFVSNIPDVGLLNLTAIGQTAPITTLILAISALIGFGIGTNVSIFLGKQQVKNAEMAIGNAISYSVIIYVVLVPLFFLSHKQIFEILGIVGETKEFASAYIDIIVMGILFNILSFIFPILIRADGSPKFAASLTIIACVLNIILDAIAIFIFNMGILGAALSTVISQLLSSLIGFLYFFKFHSNLKLKRDSFIPDTKILKSMIIIGLIPFANQLSFSIAQLIGNYSLLLYGGELSIGAMTVIRSIVQLFMIIVFGIGQGFQPIVGYNFAKKNYARSFDILKLSILWSLIVLIIGELIIHIYTKQIILLFIKDENISNMAVHGIRKYTLFLPFEAIIAITASFMMVTKRIKSSLILNISYQLLLSASIIYTLPLLIGFNGLWYSQPMIDIFASVIASMLFIKEYKELLHNKIIKLPM; encoded by the coding sequence ATGACTAAGTTTAATGAATTAGAAAATGAAAAAATAGGTACCCTCTTACTTAATTATTCAATCCCGGCAATTTTGGGCTTATTAGTAAATGTACTATATATGATTGTTGACCGCATTTTTGTTAGTAACATACCCGATGTAGGCCTACTCAATTTAACTGCTATTGGTCAAACAGCACCAATAACGACTTTAATATTAGCAATATCTGCTCTTATCGGCTTTGGTATTGGTACAAATGTCTCAATCTTTTTAGGAAAACAACAAGTAAAGAACGCAGAAATGGCTATTGGAAATGCAATATCCTATAGCGTTATCATATATGTGGTCTTAGTGCCGTTATTTTTCCTTTCTCATAAACAGATATTTGAAATTCTAGGTATTGTTGGAGAGACTAAAGAATTTGCTTCCGCTTATATTGATATAATTGTAATGGGAATATTGTTCAATATATTAAGCTTTATATTTCCCATCCTCATACGAGCGGATGGGAGTCCTAAGTTTGCAGCGTCACTTACGATAATCGCCTGTGTTTTAAATATTATTTTAGACGCAATAGCAATTTTCATCTTTAATATGGGAATACTAGGAGCGGCTCTTTCAACTGTCATATCCCAATTGTTATCAAGTTTAATAGGATTCTTATACTTTTTTAAATTTCACTCAAACTTAAAACTCAAACGAGATTCCTTCATACCAGATACAAAAATATTAAAATCAATGATAATAATAGGTCTCATCCCATTTGCAAACCAATTATCTTTTAGTATTGCCCAGTTAATAGGTAATTACTCTCTCCTTTTATATGGGGGAGAATTGTCAATCGGAGCAATGACTGTGATACGATCTATCGTTCAATTGTTTATGATAATCGTATTTGGAATAGGACAAGGATTTCAACCAATTGTCGGATATAATTTTGCTAAGAAAAATTATGCTCGTTCCTTTGACATCTTGAAGTTGTCAATATTATGGTCATTAATTGTGCTAATCATTGGTGAATTAATTATACATATATATACTAAACAGATAATTCTGCTTTTTATTAAGGATGAAAACATCAGCAATATGGCCGTACATGGGATTAGGAAATATACTTTATTTTTACCCTTTGAAGCTATTATAGCTATTACAGCTAGCTTCATGATGGTAACGAAACGTATAAAATCTTCACTAATACTTAATATATCCTATCAACTATTGTTATCTGCTTCGATTATTTATACTTTGCCATTACTAATTGGTTTTAACGGGTTATGGTACTCTCAACCAATGATAGATATCTTTGCAAGTGTTATTGCAAGTATGCTTTTTATTAAGGAGTACAAAGAATTATTACATAATAAAATAATAAAACTACCAATGTAG
- a CDS encoding HAD hydrolase-like protein — protein sequence MTWSSDIGFRKPFIQSYNYVIDKLNLNKSEIIMVGNSEIADIKGRLKQV from the coding sequence ATCACTTGGTCTAGCGATATTGGTTTTAGGAAACCATTTATCCAATCATATAACTATGTCATTGATAAATTGAATCTCAATAAATCAGAAATTATTATGGTTGGGAATTCAGAAATAGCAGATATAAAGGGGCGATTAAAGCAGGTCTGA
- a CDS encoding alpha/beta fold hydrolase, whose product MNSINNFPKGEMIPVNGIKLEVFEAGRENRGNPIILCHGWPEHAYSWRNQIPVLVEAGYHVIVPNQRGYGNSSNPTEVTDYDINKLSGDLVELLNYYGYSDAIFVGHDWGAMVVWWLTLLHPQRVKKIINLSIPYQVRGDIPWIAFMEKYLGEDYYFVHFNKKPGVADAVFDENTEQFLNNLYRKNEPIKEPEPGMALINLALKKESTGEPVLSKKDLEVFTSAFKASGFTGSINWYRNLDRNWTILKDVDPIIKPPSLMIYGERDVIPKFEKLSDFVPNVDIITLDCGHWIMEEKPEEINKIIVDWLK is encoded by the coding sequence ATGAACAGTATAAACAACTTTCCCAAGGGTGAAATGATTCCTGTAAATGGAATAAAACTTGAAGTTTTTGAAGCAGGAAGAGAGAACAGGGGAAATCCTATAATTTTATGTCATGGTTGGCCAGAACACGCCTATTCCTGGAGGAACCAAATCCCTGTTCTGGTTGAGGCTGGATATCATGTAATTGTTCCGAACCAAAGGGGGTATGGAAACTCTTCAAACCCCACTGAAGTAACAGATTATGATATAAACAAATTATCAGGAGACCTGGTAGAACTACTAAACTATTATGGGTATTCAGATGCTATATTTGTTGGTCACGATTGGGGCGCTATGGTTGTTTGGTGGTTAACCCTATTACACCCACAAAGAGTAAAAAAGATTATTAACTTAAGTATACCTTATCAGGTAAGAGGTGATATTCCATGGATTGCATTTATGGAAAAGTATTTAGGTGAAGATTATTATTTTGTTCATTTTAACAAAAAACCTGGTGTTGCCGATGCTGTGTTTGACGAAAATACTGAGCAGTTTTTAAATAATCTGTATAGAAAAAATGAACCTATAAAAGAGCCTGAACCTGGAATGGCTCTAATAAACCTGGCCCTTAAAAAAGAATCAACTGGCGAACCTGTTTTATCCAAAAAAGATTTAGAGGTTTTCACATCTGCATTTAAGGCTTCAGGTTTTACTGGGAGTATTAATTGGTATAGGAATCTGGATAGGAACTGGACTATTTTAAAAGACGTCGATCCTATAATTAAACCACCATCACTTATGATTTATGGGGAAAGGGATGTTATCCCAAAGTTTGAAAAACTGTCTGATTTTGTTCCTAATGTAGATATCATTACATTAGATTGTGGCCACTGGATAATGGAGGAAAAACCTGAAGAAATCAATAAAATTATAGTAGATTGGCTAAAATAA
- a CDS encoding Nif3-like dinuclear metal center hexameric protein, translated as MKIEQIVQKLDTEFDIQNHSEDLVEWAVTNENKEYINPDFLDKKTALFSRNSESIDKVYTVVFITEEIVNAISKESNCLIITHHHFDYFEDERGLQAISSDYLERLRQSNNSIYVAHAPLDTHKKYGTSISLANLCKIEAVEYFYDYFGAPTALIGTIKKQSFDHFSSLVQSKIERPFLTKVQHKEYVKKIAVVAGGGDDPEILQTAFDKGCDTFLTGTVEHRWDSPPFQDANKRFHELNKALKLNLIGGTHFGTERPAMIKFTEFIKNLGLDCDYCEDYSLLNVE; from the coding sequence ATGAAAATTGAACAAATTGTTCAAAAGCTAGATACAGAATTTGATATTCAAAACCACTCAGAAGATTTAGTTGAATGGGCTGTCACTAATGAAAACAAAGAGTATATAAATCCTGATTTCTTAGATAAAAAGACGGCTCTTTTTTCAAGAAATTCAGAAAGTATTGATAAGGTTTACACTGTTGTTTTTATTACTGAAGAAATCGTTAATGCTATATCAAAAGAATCTAATTGCTTGATCATCACACATCATCATTTTGATTACTTTGAAGATGAACGGGGATTACAGGCCATAAGTTCTGATTATTTGGAAAGGCTTAGGCAATCGAATAATTCAATATACGTAGCTCATGCACCCTTGGATACTCATAAGAAATATGGAACGTCAATTTCTTTGGCTAATCTTTGTAAGATCGAAGCCGTAGAATATTTTTATGATTACTTCGGAGCACCAACAGCATTAATAGGAACAATTAAAAAACAAAGTTTTGACCATTTTTCATCGCTTGTTCAATCAAAGATAGAAAGGCCGTTTCTTACAAAAGTTCAACATAAAGAATATGTCAAAAAGATAGCTGTTGTCGCCGGTGGAGGAGATGATCCTGAAATCTTGCAAACAGCATTTGATAAAGGCTGCGATACGTTTCTTACAGGAACAGTTGAACATCGCTGGGATTCTCCTCCTTTTCAGGATGCAAATAAAAGATTTCATGAACTAAATAAAGCTTTAAAATTGAATCTAATAGGTGGTACTCATTTCGGGACAGAAAGACCTGCAATGATTAAATTCACTGAGTTTATCAAAAACCTTGGTTTGGATTGTGATTATTGCGAAGATTATAGTTTATTGAATGTGGAATAA
- a CDS encoding glycosyltransferase family 4 protein: MRENFEIKKIAFIGDYLPRKCGIATFTNDLCKSVSRAYPKTKCLVVPVNDTPDGYVYPREVRFEILEQDLSAYLRAADFLNITDVDLVCVQHEFGIYGGDEGSHILAMMHTLQIPIVTTLHTILEKPNPIQLKVMGEIIRLSTRLIVMSEKGKGLLIKHYQAPESKISMIPHGIPDIPFADPNYFKEEFGVAGKQVILTFGLLSPNKGIEFALEAMPEILKDFPETVFIVVGQTHPHLLKQVGEQYRVSLELLANTLNIQKNVVFFNRFVELDELTRFIGAADIYLTPYLTETQITSGTLAYAYGTGNAVVSTPYWHAKELLDQERGRLVPFRDSGAIAGAVIELFRDSSLRHKIRKEAYTRGRGMIWSVVARMYMDAFREAGLSHGSNREKSPLIATLDTSPDLLPVLKLDHLYLMSDSTGIFQHASFGVPNFAEGYCTDDNARAFILTLLLQRSGRSTERSNQLAAVYAAFMSYAYNHKTGRFRNFMSFNRDWINEPGSEDCHGQAIWALGMSLGHHRHKRYQPLAASLFEAALPVVADFKSPRAWAFALLGIDEYLKQFNGDRRTEQMREHLVMKLIQRFHDASATDWVWFEDKVTYANAKLSHALILSGRVMKNNEALEIGLKTLSWLLSIQTSSQGIFQAIGTNGFYEKGKKKASFDQQPIEVQATISACIEAFNSTGEMSWAQEARRIFDWFQGRNDLGLGMYDPESGGCRDGLHSDRVSQNQGAESSLAFLLSLEEMYILQGKLASFKTDSKRKSIK, encoded by the coding sequence GTGCGTGAGAATTTCGAAATTAAAAAAATTGCCTTTATCGGAGATTACCTTCCAAGAAAATGCGGTATTGCCACGTTTACAAACGATTTATGCAAATCTGTATCACGGGCCTATCCAAAGACAAAATGTTTGGTTGTTCCGGTTAATGATACCCCCGATGGTTATGTATACCCCCGGGAAGTGCGTTTCGAAATCCTGGAACAGGATTTATCAGCTTATCTCCGGGCCGCCGACTTCTTGAATATTACTGATGTGGATCTGGTTTGTGTGCAGCACGAATTCGGGATATATGGTGGAGATGAAGGGAGCCATATTCTGGCAATGATGCACACCCTGCAGATTCCCATTGTTACTACATTGCATACCATCCTTGAAAAGCCTAATCCCATTCAATTAAAGGTCATGGGCGAAATTATCCGCCTGTCTACACGGCTCATTGTCATGTCAGAAAAGGGAAAGGGCCTGCTGATCAAACACTACCAGGCTCCGGAAAGCAAAATAAGCATGATTCCTCACGGAATACCGGACATACCCTTTGCTGACCCCAATTATTTCAAGGAGGAGTTTGGTGTTGCCGGTAAACAGGTCATACTGACCTTTGGCCTTCTGTCTCCCAACAAGGGTATCGAATTTGCCCTGGAGGCCATGCCGGAGATTCTAAAGGATTTTCCCGAAACCGTTTTTATCGTGGTGGGGCAAACCCATCCGCATTTATTAAAGCAAGTCGGAGAGCAGTACCGGGTTTCCCTGGAACTGTTGGCAAATACGCTGAATATCCAAAAGAATGTGGTGTTCTTCAATCGATTTGTTGAGCTGGATGAACTTACCCGATTTATCGGCGCTGCTGATATTTACCTGACCCCCTACTTAACAGAGACCCAGATTACTTCGGGGACCCTTGCCTATGCCTATGGCACAGGTAATGCGGTGGTATCGACTCCCTACTGGCATGCCAAAGAATTGCTTGATCAGGAAAGAGGCAGACTGGTTCCCTTTCGAGATTCCGGGGCTATAGCGGGAGCGGTAATCGAATTGTTCAGGGATTCTTCTCTACGCCACAAAATCCGCAAAGAGGCGTATACCCGTGGCCGCGGGATGATCTGGAGTGTGGTCGCCCGTATGTATATGGATGCGTTCCGGGAAGCCGGACTGAGTCATGGTTCAAACCGGGAGAAATCCCCCCTGATAGCCACTCTGGACACATCTCCTGATCTGCTGCCTGTGCTTAAATTAGACCATCTGTACCTCATGAGCGACTCCACAGGAATCTTCCAGCATGCCTCCTTCGGAGTTCCCAATTTTGCCGAAGGGTATTGTACCGATGATAATGCCCGGGCCTTTATTCTTACTCTTCTCCTGCAGCGGTCCGGCCGTAGTACAGAAAGAAGTAATCAGCTGGCTGCGGTATATGCCGCATTTATGAGTTACGCCTACAATCATAAAACAGGACGCTTTCGCAATTTTATGAGTTTCAACCGTGATTGGATTAACGAGCCAGGTTCTGAGGATTGTCACGGACAGGCCATCTGGGCCCTGGGCATGAGCCTCGGCCATCATAGGCACAAACGCTATCAGCCTTTGGCTGCCAGTCTCTTTGAAGCTGCGCTTCCTGTGGTCGCTGATTTTAAATCTCCCCGGGCCTGGGCCTTTGCTCTTCTCGGCATCGATGAATATCTGAAGCAGTTCAACGGTGACAGACGCACCGAGCAGATGAGAGAACATCTAGTGATGAAACTGATCCAGCGCTTTCATGATGCCTCAGCTACAGACTGGGTTTGGTTTGAAGACAAAGTCACCTACGCCAATGCTAAATTATCCCATGCCCTTATCCTCAGCGGACGGGTGATGAAGAACAACGAAGCCCTGGAGATCGGACTCAAAACCCTCTCCTGGCTTTTGTCTATTCAGACTTCATCGCAGGGAATATTCCAGGCTATCGGTACAAACGGATTCTATGAAAAAGGTAAGAAAAAGGCCAGCTTCGATCAGCAGCCAATAGAGGTTCAGGCGACCATATCTGCCTGTATTGAAGCCTTTAATAGTACCGGTGAAATGAGCTGGGCTCAGGAAGCAAGAAGGATATTCGACTGGTTTCAGGGGCGAAACGATCTGGGACTGGGTATGTACGACCCGGAAAGCGGGGGCTGCAGAGATGGACTTCATTCCGACCGGGTGAGCCAGAATCAAGGGGCGGAATCCTCTTTGGCATTCCTGCTCTCTCTTGAAGAAATGTATATTCTTCAGGGAAAACTGGCCAGCTTTAAAACAGACTCAAAGAGGAAATCAATCAAATGA
- a CDS encoding putative quinol monooxygenase gives MSKIILKGYIEVPYSDIELIKKELVKHIHNTKLETGCILFEVTQDLEDDSIFNVYEEFVSKEAFEEHQSRVKKSYWGKITKDYKRTYEIVESL, from the coding sequence ATGAGTAAAATAATACTTAAAGGATATATTGAGGTTCCATATTCAGATATAGAGCTTATTAAGAAAGAATTAGTAAAGCATATTCATAATACCAAATTAGAAACAGGTTGTATTTTATTTGAAGTTACACAAGATTTAGAGGATGATAGTATATTCAATGTATATGAGGAATTTGTAAGTAAAGAAGCTTTCGAGGAGCATCAATCTCGAGTAAAAAAATCCTATTGGGGTAAAATTACTAAAGATTATAAGCGTACCTATGAGATTGTAGAAAGTTTATAG
- a CDS encoding GNAT family N-acetyltransferase, which yields MKKIEESDIEDLFSIYSNENVFKLRPGKAKKNIDTVKNMIGHFERDFNKKKMIFLGIYQNFANKKLVGIAEIFDINKKVNSLTIGYTLNEKFWGEGYATESTKLIVSFLFNKIKINRIQAFVMPQNVKSKKVLIRNNFLLEGTLRSSEFWLGKGVVDLEVYSILKSDFTNNEKRSRTIE from the coding sequence TTGAAAAAAATTGAAGAATCTGACATTGAAGACCTTTTTAGTATTTATAGTAATGAAAATGTATTTAAATTACGACCAGGGAAAGCTAAAAAGAATATTGATACAGTTAAAAATATGATTGGGCATTTTGAAAGAGATTTTAATAAGAAAAAAATGATATTTCTAGGAATTTATCAAAATTTTGCAAATAAGAAATTAGTCGGGATTGCTGAAATTTTTGATATAAACAAGAAAGTGAATTCTCTGACAATTGGTTATACTCTAAATGAGAAATTTTGGGGAGAAGGTTATGCTACAGAATCAACTAAGCTTATAGTCAGTTTCCTTTTCAACAAAATCAAAATTAATAGAATTCAGGCATTTGTTATGCCTCAAAATGTTAAATCTAAGAAGGTTCTAATAAGAAATAATTTTTTATTAGAAGGAACTTTAAGATCAAGTGAATTTTGGCTTGGTAAAGGAGTTGTTGATTTAGAGGTTTATTCTATATTAAAAAGTGATTTTACGAATAATGAAAAACGAAGTAGAACAATCGAATGA
- a CDS encoding alpha/beta hydrolase: protein MNIKSVEISNIPALIYGDSADKIFIFVHGRYSNKESAESFSEIVTKNGYQVLSFDLPEHGERKNEEYSCNLKNGVHDLKIIYDSIKEKYKELSLFACSLGAYFSLVAYSEILFKKCLFLSPILNMERLIQNMMKWSNINEEKLEEEKEIDTSFGEKLSWEYYNYVKEHPIKKWNSPTSILYGESDNLTEIDILNTFAKKYDCHVEIMKNGEHYFHTPEQLKFLNSWITKQKYE, encoded by the coding sequence ATGAATATTAAATCAGTAGAAATTAGTAATATCCCTGCATTAATATATGGGGATAGTGCAGATAAGATATTTATTTTTGTACATGGGCGTTACTCAAATAAAGAAAGTGCAGAAAGCTTCTCAGAAATAGTTACAAAAAATGGTTACCAAGTTCTTAGTTTTGATTTACCTGAACATGGTGAAAGAAAAAATGAAGAATATTCTTGCAATTTAAAAAATGGAGTACATGATTTAAAAATAATTTATGATTCAATAAAAGAAAAATATAAAGAATTATCTTTATTTGCTTGTAGCCTTGGTGCATATTTTAGTTTAGTGGCATATTCAGAAATATTATTTAAGAAATGTCTATTTCTTTCACCAATTCTTAATATGGAAAGATTAATTCAAAATATGATGAAATGGTCAAATATTAATGAAGAAAAATTAGAAGAAGAAAAAGAGATTGATACATCATTTGGTGAGAAGCTTTCATGGGAATATTACAATTATGTAAAAGAACATCCAATTAAAAAATGGAATAGTCCAACATCAATTTTGTATGGAGAAAGTGATAATTTGACTGAGATAGATATTTTAAACACATTCGCCAAAAAATACGATTGTCACGTTGAAATCATGAAAAATGGAGAACATTATTTCCATACTCCTGAGCAACTAAAATTCTTGAATTCTTGGATTACTAAACAAAAATATGAATAA